The Brevibacillus brevis genome contains a region encoding:
- a CDS encoding response regulator transcription factor, whose amino-acid sequence MKTFHVAIVDDDINIRQIVEAYLQKEGYVTTAVESAEEAITLEQDNPPDLWVLDIMLPGMNGYEFCRRIRAGSETPIIMVSARDEEVDKILGLELGSDDYLTKPFSPRELVARVNRALQRWKQMKSHVEDSPFIAKDKNPEEAADSALVLDKEKRLVYSFGEEVEVTSKEFQVLSLLSEHPNRAFSRDELLSLIWGYDYFGSDRVVDDLIRRIRKKLDKIPLETVWGFGYRLRSLEGTKDE is encoded by the coding sequence ATGAAGACCTTTCACGTTGCCATCGTAGACGATGACATCAATATTCGTCAGATTGTCGAAGCCTATCTGCAAAAGGAAGGCTATGTTACAACTGCCGTTGAATCAGCCGAAGAGGCTATTACATTAGAGCAAGACAATCCTCCCGATCTATGGGTATTGGACATCATGCTGCCGGGTATGAATGGCTATGAGTTTTGCCGACGTATTCGTGCTGGCTCAGAAACGCCAATTATCATGGTTTCTGCTCGTGACGAAGAAGTAGACAAGATTCTTGGACTAGAGCTAGGAAGTGACGATTATCTCACCAAACCTTTTAGTCCACGTGAATTAGTGGCACGCGTGAATCGGGCACTCCAGCGTTGGAAGCAGATGAAATCCCATGTGGAAGATTCCCCTTTCATTGCGAAAGACAAAAACCCGGAAGAGGCTGCTGACAGTGCTCTTGTATTAGATAAGGAAAAACGTCTGGTATATTCTTTTGGGGAGGAAGTAGAGGTGACCTCGAAAGAGTTTCAGGTGCTCAGCCTTTTATCGGAGCATCCAAATCGGGCTTTTTCCCGCGATGAGCTGCTCTCTCTTATATGGGGATATGATTATTTTGGAAGTGATCGAGTGGTTGATGATCTCATTCGTCGTATCCGGAAAAAGTTGGACAAGATCCCTCTCGAAACCGTCTGGGGCTTTGGGTATCGCCTGCGATCTTTGGAAGGAACGAAGGATGAATGA
- the gyrA gene encoding DNA gyrase subunit A yields MAEETARFPKVDISHEMRESFISYAMSVIVSRALPDVRDGLKPVHRRILYAMHDMGLTPDKPFRKSANVVGEVMANYHPHGDSSIYEAMVRMAQDFNMRYMLVEGQGNFGSVDGDPAAAMRYTESRFSKLALELLRDIDKETVDFTPNYDGRKEEPVVLPSRFPNLLLNGASGIAVGMATNIPPHNLTEVVDGVIAMIDNPDITIQDLMKIIKGPDFPTAGEILGYSGIRRAYETGRGSIIMRAKTQIEEDGKGKPRIIVTEIPYQVNKARLVEKIAELVREKKIEGITDLRDESDRKGMRIVMELRRDVIPKVVLNNLFKHTQMQSTFGVNMLALVDSRPRVLNLRDMLYYYLEHQRVIIRRRTEYDLKQAEARAHILEGLRIALDHIDEIISLIRSSQTTEEARNGLMENYSLSYEQAQAILDMRLQRLTGLEREKIENEYQELMAKIAELRAILADEGKIYAIIREELGEIKEKFGDARRTAITFDENHIDDADLIPEEDVVITLTHDGYIKRLPVSTYRSQKRGGRGVQGLGTKDDDFVEHLYITNSHDYIMFFTSKGKAYRLKGFEIPDLSRTAKGTPIINLIQIEKGERVSAVIPVKEFDQEHYLFFATKKGIIKKTTLESYENIRKGGLIAVNLREDDELIGVRLTDGQQQIIMGTHKGMSVRFNEGDVRTMGRNATGVKGITLDDDDDVIDMDVIKPNAEVLIVTANGYGKRTPVDEYRIQSRGGKGIKTHNVTDRSGPVVGLKVVEPEEDLMIITTSGIIIRTEMKGISVMGRYTQGVKLIRLSENEQVGSVAKCPPTEEEDMLDEDTEEKIEDLQDGETVEATEPTEPTEE; encoded by the coding sequence ATGGCAGAAGAAACTGCTCGGTTTCCAAAAGTCGATATTAGCCACGAAATGAGAGAATCGTTCATTAGCTATGCGATGAGCGTTATCGTCAGTCGGGCTTTGCCTGACGTTCGCGATGGTTTGAAGCCTGTACACAGGCGTATTTTGTATGCCATGCACGATATGGGCCTTACTCCTGACAAGCCGTTCCGTAAATCGGCAAACGTTGTCGGGGAAGTAATGGCGAACTACCATCCGCATGGTGACTCTTCCATCTATGAAGCGATGGTACGTATGGCCCAAGATTTTAACATGCGCTACATGCTGGTTGAAGGGCAAGGGAACTTCGGTTCTGTAGACGGCGACCCGGCAGCGGCGATGCGTTATACGGAGTCGCGTTTTTCCAAGCTCGCGCTGGAGCTTTTGCGCGATATTGATAAAGAAACGGTCGATTTCACTCCTAACTATGACGGACGCAAAGAAGAGCCGGTTGTATTGCCTTCTCGTTTCCCGAACCTGCTTTTGAACGGGGCATCAGGGATTGCTGTAGGTATGGCTACCAATATTCCGCCGCATAACTTGACGGAAGTTGTTGATGGTGTCATTGCCATGATCGACAATCCTGATATTACGATTCAAGATTTGATGAAGATTATCAAAGGACCTGACTTCCCTACAGCAGGGGAGATTCTCGGTTACAGTGGTATTCGTCGTGCCTATGAAACAGGCCGTGGTTCCATTATTATGCGTGCCAAAACCCAGATTGAAGAGGATGGGAAAGGAAAACCGCGCATCATCGTAACAGAGATCCCATATCAGGTGAACAAAGCTAGACTCGTGGAAAAAATCGCGGAGCTCGTGCGCGAGAAAAAAATCGAAGGGATTACCGACCTTCGTGATGAGTCTGACCGCAAAGGAATGCGTATCGTCATGGAATTGCGCCGTGACGTTATTCCAAAGGTTGTATTGAACAACTTGTTTAAGCATACCCAAATGCAGTCTACATTTGGTGTGAATATGCTGGCACTCGTTGACAGTCGTCCGCGTGTATTGAATCTGCGTGACATGCTCTATTACTATTTGGAGCACCAACGCGTCATTATCCGCAGAAGGACCGAATACGATCTCAAGCAGGCAGAAGCTCGTGCGCATATTTTGGAAGGCTTGCGCATCGCGTTGGATCATATTGACGAGATTATCAGCTTGATTCGTTCTTCTCAAACCACGGAAGAAGCTCGCAACGGATTGATGGAAAATTACTCCTTGTCCTACGAGCAGGCACAGGCTATTCTCGATATGCGTCTGCAACGCCTGACTGGTTTGGAACGAGAAAAAATCGAGAACGAATACCAAGAGCTCATGGCAAAAATTGCAGAACTGCGTGCTATTCTTGCAGACGAAGGAAAAATCTACGCGATCATCCGGGAAGAGCTGGGTGAGATCAAAGAGAAGTTCGGAGACGCAAGACGTACTGCGATTACTTTCGATGAGAATCACATCGATGATGCTGATTTGATCCCAGAGGAAGATGTGGTCATTACCCTGACCCATGATGGTTATATCAAGCGTCTGCCTGTTTCCACCTACCGTTCGCAAAAACGTGGTGGACGTGGCGTGCAGGGTTTGGGAACCAAGGATGACGATTTTGTCGAGCATCTCTACATTACCAACTCGCATGATTACATCATGTTCTTCACGAGCAAAGGGAAGGCTTATCGCCTAAAAGGATTCGAGATCCCTGATCTGAGCCGGACAGCGAAAGGTACCCCAATCATCAATCTCATTCAGATTGAAAAAGGGGAGCGGGTGAGTGCGGTAATCCCTGTGAAGGAGTTTGATCAAGAACATTACCTGTTCTTTGCGACCAAGAAGGGGATTATTAAGAAAACCACGCTGGAGTCCTATGAAAATATTCGCAAAGGCGGACTGATTGCGGTTAACCTGCGCGAAGATGATGAGTTGATTGGTGTTCGTCTGACCGATGGCCAACAACAAATCATCATGGGTACTCACAAAGGCATGTCCGTCCGTTTCAATGAGGGAGACGTACGCACGATGGGACGTAACGCCACCGGTGTGAAGGGGATTACCCTTGACGACGATGATGATGTCATCGATATGGACGTTATCAAACCAAATGCAGAAGTGCTCATTGTAACGGCGAATGGTTACGGAAAACGGACTCCTGTCGATGAATACCGCATTCAATCTCGTGGCGGTAAAGGAATTAAGACGCACAATGTAACCGATCGAAGCGGTCCGGTAGTTGGGCTGAAAGTCGTTGAGCCTGAAGAAGATCTGATGATTATTACCACTTCCGGTATCATCATTCGCACAGAAATGAAAGGTATTTCTGTGATGGGGCGTTACACGCAAGGTGTGAAACTGATCCGTTTGTCTGAAAATGAGCAAGTGGGATCAGTCGCCAAGTGTCCTCCAACTGAGGAAGAGGATATGTTGGATGAAGATACGGAAGAGAAAATTGAAGATCTGCAAGACGGAGAGACTGTCGAAGCAACCGAGCCTACCGAACCGACAGAGGAATAA
- a CDS encoding HD-GYP domain-containing protein: MPNVEVKQLTLGAKLAEDVFTALGGILFAKGTPLYEREVQFLEAFMIKQVQVEDSGGAGTDQGEPTATKVDTPEASEKFTQAKPVFQESFDKAVSTLKNLMTRVQGGNNIPVMEVREVVTPIISEFQQQPQVLLSLRRFSRLDSYAYEHAIAVGIISYMIAKWVKVPEKEWMQVALAGTLLDIGKTKIDRRILQKPGKLTPDEFEEMKKHTVYGYQIIKSSHGLSEGVALAALQHHEREDGSGYPLGLPGSKLHLYSKIVAVADVYHAMSSDRVHQKALSPYQVVEQLVQDSFGKLDPTIVRTFVEGITQFAVGTLVELSDGTIGKIVFTDRNHPTRPMVETGGKIVNLVEARHLSIVRVMEQ, from the coding sequence TTGCCCAATGTGGAAGTGAAACAACTGACTCTTGGAGCGAAATTGGCTGAAGACGTATTTACAGCATTGGGAGGCATTCTTTTTGCAAAAGGAACCCCTCTCTATGAAAGAGAAGTTCAATTTTTAGAAGCGTTCATGATTAAGCAGGTACAAGTAGAGGATTCAGGAGGGGCTGGGACTGACCAAGGTGAACCAACTGCAACTAAGGTAGATACGCCAGAAGCTTCTGAGAAGTTTACCCAAGCTAAACCTGTGTTTCAGGAGTCATTTGATAAAGCAGTGTCTACACTGAAAAATTTGATGACCCGCGTACAAGGCGGCAATAACATACCAGTAATGGAAGTCAGAGAAGTTGTTACGCCAATTATTTCTGAGTTTCAGCAGCAACCACAAGTTCTTCTCTCCCTTCGGCGCTTTTCAAGGTTGGATAGCTATGCCTACGAGCATGCCATAGCGGTTGGGATTATTTCTTATATGATTGCAAAATGGGTCAAGGTACCAGAAAAGGAATGGATGCAGGTCGCATTGGCGGGTACGTTGCTCGATATCGGAAAAACAAAGATTGATCGGCGGATTTTGCAAAAACCAGGGAAGCTTACGCCAGACGAGTTCGAAGAGATGAAAAAGCATACTGTTTATGGCTACCAAATCATTAAGTCATCCCATGGTTTAAGTGAAGGGGTAGCATTAGCGGCTTTGCAACATCATGAGCGAGAAGATGGTTCAGGTTATCCGCTAGGTTTGCCTGGTTCTAAACTTCATTTATACAGTAAAATTGTCGCTGTGGCTGATGTGTATCATGCAATGAGTTCGGACCGTGTGCACCAAAAGGCGTTGTCTCCCTATCAAGTCGTGGAGCAATTAGTGCAGGATAGCTTCGGGAAACTTGATCCTACCATTGTTCGGACATTTGTGGAGGGGATCACTCAATTCGCTGTAGGAACGCTAGTTGAATTAAGTGATGGAACGATCGGGAAGATCGTATTTACAGATCGTAATCACCCAACGAGACCAATGGTTGAAACAGGTGGAAAAATCGTAAACTTAGTCGAAGCTCGACATTTATCTATTGTGAGAGTAATGGAACAGTAA
- a CDS encoding YaaC family protein: MDNAWKTLRYFETEPTARKYLAACYHDKGLEHAERLAFQQSSRFLYLWRQARHFYSTSAVADLSIQPLLLFYGCSHLLKAMLLTRDPYYPQNSRVLQHGVTTRKLKRNAYMLMEDEVRPQKEGFFAQLAQAFQLVPLQDRYSVHDLFSSIPSVSESYGIATDKPRNWLTLKIEYISQDDLVRITFPEKTDGPLSYSTETFIQYIRRLAPSVCNLEKLSPGNNKNIKELTLPQCALSELDQHPLFHLHQNVLFFWNGSASSLPLPEWASHYLLLYLLSMLCRYETEWWGELTMSHGLVERYLVEHFLDNHMDTFPSVIRKQFHRNHRMPLPSLPSDLY, translated from the coding sequence ATGGATAACGCTTGGAAAACATTACGCTATTTTGAGACAGAACCAACTGCACGTAAATATTTGGCTGCCTGCTATCATGACAAGGGTCTTGAGCATGCCGAGCGACTAGCTTTTCAACAAAGCTCGCGTTTCTTGTATCTCTGGAGACAAGCCAGACACTTTTATTCCACTTCCGCTGTTGCCGACTTGTCCATCCAGCCATTGCTGCTGTTTTATGGCTGCTCTCACTTGTTGAAGGCGATGTTATTGACTCGTGATCCGTATTATCCCCAAAACAGTCGTGTTCTTCAACATGGTGTCACGACACGAAAGCTTAAACGAAACGCCTATATGCTAATGGAGGACGAGGTTCGTCCACAAAAGGAAGGGTTTTTTGCGCAATTAGCTCAAGCGTTCCAGCTTGTGCCGTTACAAGACCGCTATTCAGTCCATGACTTATTTTCATCCATCCCCAGCGTCAGCGAAAGTTACGGAATTGCTACGGATAAACCACGTAACTGGTTAACGCTAAAGATTGAGTATATAAGTCAGGATGATTTGGTTCGCATTACCTTTCCTGAAAAAACGGACGGGCCATTATCCTATTCTACCGAGACCTTCATCCAGTACATTCGCAGGCTGGCTCCCTCTGTTTGTAACTTGGAAAAACTCTCCCCTGGGAATAATAAAAACATAAAGGAACTGACCCTTCCTCAGTGTGCCCTGTCTGAACTGGATCAACACCCGTTATTTCATTTGCATCAGAACGTCCTCTTTTTTTGGAATGGTTCTGCTTCTTCTCTACCTCTTCCCGAATGGGCCAGTCATTACTTGCTGCTTTATTTACTCAGCATGCTTTGCCGCTATGAAACGGAGTGGTGGGGAGAGCTAACAATGTCTCACGGACTTGTTGAGCGATATTTGGTCGAACATTTTTTGGATAATCATATGGATACCTTTCCCTCGGTTATTCGAAAGCAATTTCACCGAAATCACCGAATGCCCCTTCCCTCTTTGCCCTCTGATCTGTATTAG
- the guaB gene encoding IMP dehydrogenase, translating to MREDKFVKEGLTFDDVLLIPAKSEVLPRDVDLRVQLSENVKLNIPLISAGMDTVTESGLAIAMARQGGIGIIHKNMSIEQQASEVDRVKRSESGVITNPFSLSQEHTVEEANALMGKYRISGVPIVDENQKLIGILTNRDLRFVHDFSIKIKEVMTKENLVTASVGTTLQQAELILQQHKIEKLPLVDENNILRGLITIKDIEKAIQYPNAAKDLQGRLLCGAAVGVSADTFERAAALVQAGVDVLVIDTAHGHSKGVIETVKAVRKEYPTLTIVAGNVATGQATRDLIEAGASVVKVGIGPGSICTTRVVAGIGVPQITAIHDCAQVAREYNIPIIADGGIKYSGDLPKAIGAGASVIMIGSLFAGTEESPGEFEIFQGRRFKVYRGMGSIGAMKAGSKDRYFQENAQKLVPEGIEGRVPYKGPLADVTYQLIGGLRAGMGYCGAKTIEDLIQNSQFVRITGAGLRESHPHDVQITKESPNYSIS from the coding sequence GTGCGGGAAGACAAATTTGTTAAAGAGGGCTTAACGTTTGACGATGTATTGCTCATTCCAGCAAAATCTGAAGTTTTGCCAAGGGATGTTGATCTGCGAGTACAATTGAGTGAGAATGTGAAGCTGAATATTCCTCTGATCAGTGCTGGGATGGACACCGTAACGGAGTCTGGACTTGCAATCGCCATGGCTCGCCAAGGTGGTATCGGGATTATCCATAAAAACATGTCCATTGAGCAACAAGCAAGCGAAGTAGATCGTGTAAAACGCTCCGAAAGTGGCGTTATTACCAATCCATTCTCTCTGTCCCAAGAACATACCGTCGAAGAAGCGAATGCTCTCATGGGTAAATATCGTATCTCCGGTGTTCCGATTGTCGATGAGAATCAAAAACTGATTGGAATTCTCACCAACCGCGATCTGCGCTTTGTACATGACTTCTCCATCAAGATCAAAGAGGTTATGACCAAGGAAAACCTGGTGACGGCTTCTGTCGGTACTACATTGCAACAGGCAGAATTGATTTTGCAACAACATAAGATCGAAAAGCTCCCGCTGGTAGACGAGAACAACATCCTGCGCGGACTCATTACGATTAAAGATATTGAAAAAGCAATCCAATACCCAAATGCAGCAAAAGATCTACAAGGCCGCTTGCTGTGTGGTGCTGCTGTTGGGGTATCTGCAGACACGTTTGAGCGTGCAGCAGCACTTGTACAAGCTGGCGTGGATGTTTTGGTGATCGATACGGCTCATGGGCATTCCAAAGGCGTAATTGAAACGGTAAAAGCCGTTCGCAAAGAATACCCAACGCTCACAATCGTCGCAGGAAACGTTGCAACTGGACAAGCTACTCGCGATCTGATCGAAGCTGGCGCATCTGTGGTGAAGGTTGGTATCGGTCCTGGTTCCATTTGTACAACTCGTGTCGTAGCAGGTATTGGTGTTCCTCAAATTACAGCGATCCACGATTGTGCACAGGTAGCGCGAGAGTACAATATTCCAATTATTGCCGATGGCGGCATTAAATACTCCGGTGATTTGCCAAAAGCAATTGGTGCAGGTGCTTCAGTGATCATGATCGGCAGTCTGTTCGCCGGTACAGAGGAAAGCCCGGGCGAATTCGAGATTTTCCAAGGTCGTCGTTTCAAGGTATATCGCGGAATGGGATCGATTGGCGCGATGAAAGCCGGCAGTAAGGACCGTTACTTCCAAGAGAACGCACAAAAGCTCGTTCCGGAAGGGATCGAAGGCCGTGTTCCTTACAAAGGCCCATTGGCGGATGTCACGTATCAGTTGATTGGTGGACTGCGTGCAGGTATGGGATACTGCGGAGCGAAGACCATCGAAGATTTGATTCAAAATTCCCAGTTCGTTCGCATTACCGGCGCTGGCTTGCGTGAGAGCCACCCACACGATGTACAAATTACAAAAGAATCACCGAACTACTCGATTTCTTAA
- a CDS encoding D-alanyl-D-alanine carboxypeptidase family protein, with protein MKRTTWTKRLTSLFLSVAVFVTAMGSMAAKVDAESAAKLQLEVKSSILVEASTGRVLYSSNPDTPLASASMTKMMTEYLVNEAVKQKKIKWDEKVPVSEYAFYIAKMADSSGVYLNLGESHTVRELYKAMAVVSANDATVLLAEKIAGSEANFVAMMNTKAKEFGMNNSSFVTSTGLPADELGPYSVQSEQKENLMSARDSAILARALIRDFPEALEVSKIPRLEFRPGAEKPNYNWMLPGLIQYYPGVDGLKTGHTNAAGYCFTGTATRDGMRLISVVMGASSEPKRFGETKKLLDYGFSNYKLTKQLDKGATIKGFETAPVKNGVEVTVPVVTGSEVNMITKTGTEAKFTPTVTFQELTAPIQQGQVVGKIVLKEEGVKETDFLQPEDAAKAGVDIVAGQAVEEASWIRLFFRSIIEFFSNLFSSGTGN; from the coding sequence ATGAAGCGAACTACATGGACAAAGCGACTGACAAGTCTATTCCTCTCTGTCGCTGTGTTTGTTACAGCAATGGGAAGCATGGCGGCAAAAGTAGATGCTGAATCTGCCGCAAAGCTGCAGTTGGAAGTAAAGTCGTCCATCCTCGTTGAGGCCTCTACAGGCAGGGTGTTGTACAGTAGCAATCCGGATACCCCTTTGGCATCCGCTAGCATGACCAAAATGATGACGGAGTATCTGGTCAATGAAGCAGTTAAACAAAAGAAAATCAAATGGGATGAAAAAGTTCCAGTAAGCGAGTACGCCTTTTACATTGCAAAAATGGCAGACTCTTCGGGTGTTTACCTGAACCTAGGGGAATCCCATACGGTGAGAGAACTGTATAAAGCAATGGCAGTCGTTTCTGCTAATGATGCAACGGTGCTTCTTGCTGAAAAAATTGCCGGTAGCGAAGCAAACTTTGTTGCAATGATGAATACAAAAGCAAAAGAGTTTGGAATGAATAATTCGTCATTCGTGACATCTACCGGGCTGCCAGCTGATGAATTGGGTCCCTATTCGGTTCAGTCGGAACAAAAAGAAAACTTGATGTCCGCTCGTGACTCCGCGATCTTAGCACGTGCATTAATCCGTGACTTCCCGGAAGCTTTGGAAGTATCGAAAATTCCGCGATTGGAGTTTAGACCGGGTGCGGAAAAACCGAACTATAACTGGATGCTTCCAGGCTTGATCCAATATTACCCGGGTGTAGACGGATTGAAGACAGGACACACGAATGCAGCAGGCTATTGCTTTACAGGTACAGCTACACGTGACGGTATGCGCTTGATTAGTGTAGTTATGGGAGCGTCAAGCGAACCCAAACGCTTCGGCGAAACCAAAAAACTGCTCGACTACGGATTCAGCAACTATAAGCTAACGAAACAGTTGGACAAGGGTGCAACGATCAAAGGATTTGAAACAGCTCCTGTGAAAAACGGTGTAGAGGTAACTGTACCAGTTGTTACAGGCAGTGAAGTAAATATGATCACAAAAACCGGTACCGAAGCAAAATTCACACCAACGGTTACCTTCCAGGAGCTAACCGCACCGATTCAGCAAGGACAAGTAGTCGGTAAGATCGTTTTGAAAGAAGAAGGTGTGAAGGAAACCGATTTCTTGCAGCCAGAAGACGCAGCAAAGGCAGGCGTGGATATCGTAGCAGGACAGGCAGTAGAGGAAGCCAGCTGGATTCGTCTGTTCTTCCGCAGTATCATCGAATTCTTCAGCAATCTGTTTAGCAGTGGAACAGGAAATTAA
- the pdxS gene encoding pyridoxal 5'-phosphate synthase lyase subunit PdxS — MVQVGTSRVKRGMAEMQKGGVIMDVVNAEQAKIAEAAGAVAVMALERVPSDIRAAGGVARMADLSIVEEVLNAVSIPVMAKARIGHFVEARVLESLGVDYLDESEVLTPADDLYHINKKEFTVPFVCGARDLGEALRRIGEGASMIRTKGEPGTGNIVEAVRHMRTMMSQIRKVQAMSYDELMAEAKNLGAPYELLEEVHKTGKLPVVNFAAGGVATPADAALMMQLGSDGVFVGSGIFKSENPEKFARAIVEATTHYTDYELIARVSKGLGTAMPGIEISKIREADRMQERGW; from the coding sequence ATGGTACAAGTAGGAACGTCCCGCGTTAAAAGAGGTATGGCTGAAATGCAAAAAGGCGGCGTCATTATGGACGTCGTGAATGCTGAACAAGCGAAAATTGCAGAAGCAGCGGGTGCTGTTGCTGTAATGGCTTTGGAGCGTGTACCGTCTGACATTCGCGCAGCTGGTGGAGTTGCTCGTATGGCGGACCTTAGCATTGTAGAGGAAGTACTGAATGCTGTTTCGATCCCTGTTATGGCTAAAGCTCGTATCGGTCATTTTGTTGAAGCGCGTGTTCTCGAATCTCTGGGTGTAGATTATCTCGATGAGAGCGAAGTACTCACTCCGGCAGATGACTTGTACCATATCAATAAAAAAGAGTTCACTGTACCGTTTGTATGTGGCGCCCGTGATCTGGGTGAAGCTCTCCGCCGTATTGGGGAAGGTGCATCCATGATCCGCACGAAAGGTGAGCCAGGAACCGGAAACATTGTAGAGGCTGTTCGCCATATGCGCACGATGATGTCCCAAATCCGCAAAGTGCAAGCCATGTCCTACGATGAACTGATGGCAGAAGCCAAAAACCTGGGTGCCCCATATGAACTGCTTGAAGAGGTACACAAAACAGGCAAGCTGCCAGTCGTAAACTTCGCAGCAGGTGGAGTAGCAACACCAGCAGATGCTGCCCTGATGATGCAATTGGGCTCCGATGGCGTGTTTGTTGGCTCTGGTATCTTTAAATCAGAGAATCCAGAGAAGTTTGCTCGCGCGATTGTGGAAGCGACTACCCACTACACGGATTACGAACTGATTGCTCGCGTATCCAAAGGCTTGGGAACGGCAATGCCAGGAATCGAAATCTCCAAAATTCGTGAAGCTGATCGCATGCAAGAGCGCGGCTGGTAA
- the pdxT gene encoding pyridoxal 5'-phosphate synthase glutaminase subunit PdxT, with the protein MKIGVLALQGAVAEHVRMLEEVGATAVPVKKVEDLDDLDGLVIPGGESTTISKLMHKYGFMEAVQEFGKSNKPIFGTCAGAILLAKQIQGQDDCHLGLMDIKVERNAFGRQKESFEVLMPVAGVAADYPAVFIRAPYIMEVGENGHVLAKHEDKIVVARSGHYLAAAFHPELTEDTRLHKYFLDMVKEYRS; encoded by the coding sequence ATGAAAATCGGCGTACTCGCTCTACAAGGAGCTGTAGCAGAACATGTGCGAATGCTAGAAGAGGTTGGTGCCACAGCTGTCCCGGTCAAAAAAGTAGAAGATCTGGATGACCTAGACGGGCTGGTCATTCCCGGCGGAGAAAGCACCACGATTAGCAAGCTGATGCATAAGTACGGATTTATGGAGGCGGTTCAAGAGTTCGGTAAGTCGAACAAGCCGATCTTCGGGACTTGCGCAGGAGCGATCCTTCTGGCAAAACAGATTCAAGGACAAGACGATTGCCATTTAGGCTTGATGGATATCAAAGTCGAGCGAAATGCTTTTGGTCGCCAAAAGGAGAGCTTTGAAGTCTTGATGCCTGTTGCGGGTGTGGCGGCAGATTACCCGGCTGTGTTCATCCGGGCACCGTATATCATGGAAGTGGGAGAGAACGGTCATGTCTTGGCCAAGCACGAAGACAAGATTGTTGTCGCCCGAAGCGGTCACTATTTGGCAGCAGCTTTTCACCCAGAATTGACCGAAGATACAAGACTGCACAAATACTTCCTCGACATGGTCAAGGAATACAGAAGCTAG